Proteins co-encoded in one Sulfuricystis thermophila genomic window:
- a CDS encoding NADH-quinone oxidoreductase subunit B family protein, giving the protein MLALLKRIAKTGIVSEPTPEVGDMRREIDRLQDEVLRILGRALTIREVDAGSCNACELEIHALNNPYYNLEGRGIKFVASPRHADMLLVTGPVTKNMENALKIAYECTPDPKLVVAVGDCGCGCGEIGRLFGPNYATVGPVEAVIPVDVKVPGCPPTPIDLMRGILAAVAKNRR; this is encoded by the coding sequence ATGCTCGCGCTCCTCAAACGTATCGCCAAGACCGGCATCGTCAGCGAGCCTACGCCTGAGGTAGGCGACATGCGACGCGAAATCGACCGCCTGCAGGATGAGGTGCTGCGCATCCTCGGCCGTGCGCTGACGATCCGCGAGGTCGATGCCGGCTCCTGCAATGCCTGTGAGCTGGAGATCCACGCGCTCAACAATCCCTACTACAACCTCGAAGGGCGCGGCATCAAGTTCGTCGCCAGCCCCCGACACGCCGACATGTTGCTGGTCACCGGCCCGGTGACGAAGAACATGGAGAACGCGCTGAAGATCGCCTATGAGTGCACGCCCGACCCGAAGCTGGTCGTCGCCGTCGGCGATTGCGGTTGCGGCTGCGGCGAGATCGGTCGGCTCTTCGGCCCGAACTATGCAACGGTCGGCCCGGTCGAGGCGGTCATCCCCGTCGATGTCAAGGTGCCCGGCTGCCCGCCGACGCCCATTGATCTAATGCGTGGCATTCTCGCCGCTGTCGCCAAAAATCGGCGCTGA